A genome region from Clupea harengus chromosome 7, Ch_v2.0.2, whole genome shotgun sequence includes the following:
- the LOC105888526 gene encoding tripartite motif-containing protein 16-like produces the protein MASNDQDSFSCPICLDLFQVPVTIPCGHSYCIGCIKGYFDQREDQGDTAQCPQCRKTFTTRPVLCKNTLIAEMVGKLREAQQTATSSSQNDAGTLEVECDVCGGKTSKAVKSCLVCLASYCETHLNLHNELNPGGKHRVVNVTGRMQDKICRRHHKLLEVFCCTDQQIICLLCTMDEHRGHKTVPAEAERTEKQKLLRETERKSRKRLHEREKEYLEVKKAMRTLTRSADAAVADNDRCFKDLIRSIERRRSEVKQLIRDQEKAEVSRAEGLLKRLEQEIDELKRRDVELEQLSHTEDHIHFLKSFQSVSDPCQSKDLSCISVNQGLSFEAVKKSVSSLKGQLENFCKEEVMKISAAVTGVHAILTEPVTREDFLQYSCHFTLDPNTPYRLLHLSEGNRRVEMRNEVQSYPDHPERFDSWWQVLCREGVSGRCYWEVEWSGECGVFIAVSYKSIGRKGEVNESRFGGNDQSWRLGLYNTSSSFWHNNKETKLPLVVSSRIGVYVNHKAGTLAFYSISDTMTLLHRDQTTFTHTLYPGFDLGSGSSVRLL, from the exons ATGGCATCAAACGACCAAGATTCCTTCTCTTGTCCTATCTGTCTTGATCTATTCCAGGTTCCAGTAACAATACCATGTGGACATAGTTACTGCATTGGCTGTATTAAAGGCTACTTTGACCAGAGAGAGGACCAAGGAGATACCGCCCAATGCCCCCAGTGCAGGAAGACTTTCACTACCAGGCCTGTTCTCTGTAAAAATACTCTTATAGCTGAAATGGTGGGGAAATTAAGAGAGGCCCAACAAACAGCCACTTCAAGCTCTCAAAATGACGCAGGAACGCTTGAAGTAGAATGCGACGTGTGCGGTGGGAAAACAAGTAAAGCCGTCAAGTCTTGTCTCGTGTGTTTGGCTTCGTACTGCGAAACTCACTTGAACCTCCACAACGAGCTCAACCCAGGAGGGAAACATAGAGTCGTCAATGTAACGGGACGCATGCAAGACAAGATCTGTCGCCGACACCACAAACTCCTTGAGGTTTTCTGTTGCACTGATCAGCAAAttatttgtttgctgtgcacCATGGACGAACACAGAGGCCATAAAACGGTACCGGCAGAAGCAGAACGGACTGAAAAACAG AAGctactgagagagactgagaggaaaTCAAGGAAGAGactccatgagagagagaaggaatatcTGGAAGTAAAGAAAGCTATGAGGACTCTGACG CGCTCTGCAGATGCAGCAGTGGCAGATAATGACAGGTGTTTTAAGGACCtgatccgctccattgagagaaggcgctctgaggtgaaacagctgatcagagatcaggagaaggccgaggtgagtcgggctgaaggactcctgaagcgactggagcaggagattgatgagctgaagaggagagatgttgagctggagcagctttcacacacagaggatcatatccatttcctcaag TCTTTCCAGTCCGTCAGTGACCCATGTCAGTCTAAAGACTtatcctgcatctctgtgaaccaaggcctctcttttgaggctgtgaagaaatctgtctcctcactaaAGGGCCAGCTGGAGAATTTCTGCAAGGAGGAAGTCATGAAGATATCTGCAGCAG TGACTGGAGTCCATGCTATTCTGACCGAACCGGTGACCAGAGAGGACTTTTTACAAT actcctgtcacttcacgctggatccaaacacaccatacagactactccatctgtctgaggggaacaggagggtggagatGAGAAATgaggtccagtcatatcctgatcatccagagagatttgatagTTGGTGGCaagtgctgtgtagagagggtgtgtctggacgctgctactgggaggttgagtggagtggggagtGTGGGGTTTTTATagcagtctcatataaaagcatcgGCAGGAAAGGAGAGGTTAATGAGAGCAGGTTTGGTGgtaatgatcagtcctggaggCTGGGCCTCTACAACACCAGCTCCTCTTTCTGGCACAATAATAAAGAGActaaactccctctagtggtcagctctagaataggagtgtatgtgaaTCACAaggcaggaactctggccttctacagcatctctgacacaatgaccctcctgcatAGAgaccagaccacattcactcacacactctaccctgggtttgACCTAGGGTCTGGATCATCAGTGAGGCTGTTGTGA